In one Liolophura sinensis isolate JHLJ2023 chromosome 11, CUHK_Ljap_v2, whole genome shotgun sequence genomic region, the following are encoded:
- the LOC135478213 gene encoding E3 ubiquitin-protein ligase ZSWIM2-like, whose amino-acid sequence MSRSVAWRRAISDAASWRQDQALNATMYILRQTGPTGFLLKEEGETKKFKVYLGDPHKCSCSVFGKEKDVCKHICWLLLKKYRVPRHDPVSWQLGLVEREINAVLRGQMAPDATRARQRHTPVHKKLITNAADGRTVLEQKEISEEDVCPICQEELLEKKLPVTFCKFGCGNSIHIKCMKVWAEHQKSQGETTIKCPLCREDFGPFELLRQEGRNADQTGRGTGSHTHLDRHLGTTCRACHMNPIIGKCYRCCVCADYHLCQACFNTPIHTDHAFQFRQKRNQRWRPAQRTLGFSLPEAVMNDLLNREISENDYDLLLQLDSQGEAGLRSVPEEALELFPLERVRESSQCLAPGVQCRMCLRGYQVGQYLRKLPCKHKFHRDCIDPWLLHSHVTCPVDGQVVWTPSDQHSETGEMPSTHGQLNRREGSVHSDPGHLEIPGVGLARLHSLGSRVRGPASPSQSEPSSHRPRPTIPNYRDGEVPTGLSGILFGLNGTALTGNSGPSGEITTSSRNHESDSILGNRLLARARIRRKRISQQLANIPSERIHVDPVAPSIPAPHGLDGISAGFSTSQCAGAQGPRVAGRPPKAQTTPDGKCIRAFLMLQVLAV is encoded by the exons ATGTCCCGTAGCGTTGCATGGCGTCGAGCGATCAGCGACGCTGCCAGCTGGCGTCAGGATCAAGCGTTAAACGCCACAATGTACATCCTCAGACAAACTGGACCCACAGGATTCCTGCTGAAAGAGGAAGGGGAGACGAAAAAGTTTAAG GTCTATCTTGGAGACCCCCACAAATGTAGCTGCTCTGTGTTTGGTAAAGAGAAGGATGTGTGCAAGCACATCTGCTGGCTTTTACTGAAGAAATACAGAGTCCCACGACATGATCCAG tgtccTGGCAGTTAGGGCTTGTGGAAAGGGAGATAAATGCTGTGTTACGTGGTCAGATGGCTCCTGATGCCACCAGGGCACGCCAGCGTCACACACCTGTTCACAAAAAACTGATCACCAATGCCGCTGATGGACGAACAGTGCTTGAACAGAAGGAAATATCTGAGGAAGACGTGTGTCCAATTTGTCAAGAAGAGCTGTTGGAGAAGAAGCTGCCAGTGACATTTTGCAA GTTTGGCTGTGGAAACAGTATCCACATCAAGTGTATGAAGGTTTGGGCCGAGCACCAAAAAtcacaaggggagacaaccataAAATGTCCATTGTGTCGGGAAGACTTTGGTCCTTTTGAGCTGCTGCGCCAGGAAGGACGTAATGCGGACCAAACTGGGCGGGGCACGGGAAGCCACACCCACCTAGATAGACATTTAGGGACGACATGCAGGGCGTGTCACATGAACCCTATCATCGGCAAATGTTACAG GTGTTGTGTATGTGCAGATTACCACCTGTGTCAGGCCTGTTTTAACACCCCCATCCACACTGATCACGCCTTTCAGTTCAGACAG AAACGCAATCAAAGATGGCGTCCAGCACAGCGAACTCTGGGTTTTTCCCTACCAGAGGCAGTAATGAATGATCTACTGAACAGGGAAATATCAGAGAATGACTATGACTTGTTGTTACAGCTTGACAG CCAGGGTGAGGCTGGTCTGAGGAGTGTGCCTGAGGAAGCTctggagttattccccttggaGCGGGTGCGTGAGAGCAGCCAGTGCCTGGCCCCCGGGGTACAGTGTAGGATGTGTCTGAGGGGATACCAGGTGGGGCAGTACCTGAGGAAGCTGCCCTGTAAACACAAG TTTCACCGTGACTGTATAGACCCCTGGCTACTTCACTCTCATGTCACCTGTCCAGTTGATGGTCAAGTGGTTTGGACTCCGAGTGACCAGCACTCAGAAACTGGAGAAATGCCCAGCACCCATGGTCAACTAAACAGGCG GGAGGGTTCTGTTCACTCTGATCCAGGCCACCTGGAGATCCCAGGGGTGGGGCTGGCCAGGCTCCACTCATTAGGCAGCAGGGTTAGGGGTCCTGCTTCACCCTCACAGAGTGAGCCATCAAGCCACAGGCCACGCCCCACCATACCCAACTACAGGGATGGGGAAGTGCCAACAGGACTGTCAGGAATACTGTTTGGCCTGAATGGAACAGCCCTCACAGGAAATTCTGG gccatcaggggagataacaacATCTTCCAGAAATCACGAGTCAGACAGCATTTTAGGCAACAGGCTGCTGGCTAGAGCTCGGATACGCAGGAAGCGGATCAGTCAACAGTTGGCTAACATTCCCTCTGAGCGGATACATGTGGATCCCGTGGCACCATCAATCCCGGCTCCTCACGGATTGGATGGCATCTCAGCGGGCTTCTCCACCAGTCAATGTGCTGGTGCACAAGGCCCTCGGGTGGCAGGCAGGCCTCCGAAAGCACAGACAACTCCTGATGGTAAGTGTATTAGGGCATTCCTAATGTTACAGGTGTTAGCTGTGTAA